The sequence GATTGTGCGGGTCATTGCTGGCGGAAAAGTCTCTCGATTTCTCGGATAATGCGCCTGCTACTGGCAGTCTTATGTGATTTGCTGATCTCGATCCAATCGGAATCGACGGGTTTGATATGAAGAATTGAGGCTGGGGCGTTGATGGCGGCTGGGGTGTTGGCGACGATCATGTCGAGGCGCTTGTCGCGCATCTTGCGCGCGGCGTTGTCGCGCAGGTGGCGGTCCTCGAGGGCGAAGCCGACGACGACCTGCGAGGCGCTCTTATGCCGTCCGGCCCAGCGGAGGATGTCGGGCGTGGGTTTGAGCCGTAGGGTGGGCCTTGGCCCACCGTCCTTCTTGATCTTGGTCTTCGACGGCCTGGCCGGGGTAAAATCGGCGACAGCCGCCGCCATAATCAAGCAGTCGCACGGGGCGAAGTGCTCCTTGACCGCCGCGAACATCTCGGCCGCACTTTCGACGGCGACGAGCTTCGCGCCGGCCGGCGGTTTCAGCGCCGTCGGCGCCGAGATCAGCGTCACCTCATGGCCCGCCTTCAGCGCCGCGGCCGCCAGGGCATAGCCCATCCTTCCGCTGCTGGCGTTGGAGATGAAGCGGACCGGGTCGATGTACTCGCGGGTGCCGCCGGCTGTGATGAGAAAACGCATGGGCGATTCTCGGTCATTCGATAGGACCTATGGGACCGATAGGACCTACTGATTGTTGTCGGTCAGGGCCTCGATGGCCGCGATGATCTCGCTCGGCTCCGCCATTCTCCCGGCGCCTTCGGTACCGCAGGCCAGGCGTCCCGTGGCGGGACCGACCATTCGAAAACCCAACTTCGTCAGCGTTGCGACGTTGGCCTGAACGATGGGGTTGGCCCACATCCGGCTGTTCATCGCCGGAGCGAACAGCATCGGCGTGCCCCAGCAGGCACACAGGGTCACACTGAGCAGGTCGTCGCAGATCCCGTGGGCGACCTTGCCGAGGATATTGGCCGTCGCCGGCGCCACGACCACGAGGTCGGCCCAGTCGGCCAGGGCGATGTGGGCGCTGCTGTGCTTCTCGGCGGCGCTCCAGAGAGTGGTGAACACCGGCGCACGTGTCACCGCCTCGAAGCTCTTGGGCCCCACGAACCGGCAGGCCCCCTCGGTCATCACCGTCCGCACGGCGGCACCGGACGCCGTCAGCTTGCTCGCCAGGTCCACCGCCTTGTAGGCGGCGACGCCCCCGGTGACCCCCAGCAGGATGTTGCGCGTCTCGACCATAGAAATGTGATGACCGGCCAGGCCGGACCCCGAAAAGGCCTACAACTTCAGCCTCCACAAATCGGCTTCGCCGCCCTTGCCCATGCCCGAGGTCCCCTCGATGGTGATCTTGTCCTGCAGGATCTCCTGGGCCACAATCTCCAGCAGGGTCAGCCCCGACGAGTCTTCGATCAGGGGTCGCGAGCCCTGGAGCAACTCGGCCATTCGCTTCTGCACGAGGGCGGCCAGTTTGAATCGCCCTCCGACCTTGTTCACGACTTCAGCACTCTTGAGTTCGTCCAGCATCACTGTTCTCCAGCGGAGCCGCCGCGTCCACTCGGTGACGGCGTGCCATCGAGGGCGCGCTCGATGATCTGCACCACCTCATCGACGGCGTGCTCCAGGTTTTCGTTGATGACCATGTTGTTGTAGTGTTCCCAGGCCGAGGCGATCTCGGCGCTGGCCTTGTCGAGGCGTCTCTGGATGACCTCGGCACTGTCGCGGCCCCGTCGCCCAATGCGATCGGCCAGTACTTTCTCGTCCGGCGGCAGGATGAAGATCATCACCGCATCGGGATAGACGGCCTTGGCCTGCCGGCCCCCCTGCACGTCGATCTCGAGAATGACGCTCTGCCCGGTCTGGAGCACCTCATCCACCTTGTCCTTCGGCGTGCCGTAGAAGTTTCCGAACACATCGGCATATTCGAGGAGCAGCCCCCGGTTGATCCGCTCGCGAAACTCCTGCTCGGAGACGAACCAGTAGTCTTTGCCGTTCCGCTCGCCCGGTCCCTGGGGACGGGTCGTCAGCGAAACACTCAGATGCACGTTCTTCAGCCGACGCAGCGCTTCGCGACAGATGGTGCTCTTTCCCACGCCGGATGGACCGCTGATGACGATCACCTTACCGCGACGGTTGGTCTGGAGATTTGCGCTGGCTGTCATGTTCCCAATCCGATACGCCACGACCGACCGGAAAGCCGCTTCGACCTTCGAGGCTTCCCGGACGGATCGCTTGTCATTCCACGTTCTGGATCTGCTCTTTCAATCTCTCGATCAGACATTTCATATCGACCACGCGACGGACGATCTCCGCGTCGGCCGCCTTGCTCGCCACCGTGTTGGCCTCCCGAAGCATCTCCTGGCTCAGGAAATCCAGC comes from Anaerobaca lacustris and encodes:
- a CDS encoding phosphopantothenoylcysteine decarboxylase is translated as MRFLITAGGTREYIDPVRFISNASSGRMGYALAAAALKAGHEVTLISAPTALKPPAGAKLVAVESAAEMFAAVKEHFAPCDCLIMAAAVADFTPARPSKTKIKKDGGPRPTLRLKPTPDILRWAGRHKSASQVVVGFALEDRHLRDNAARKMRDKRLDMIVANTPAAINAPASILHIKPVDSDWIEISKSHKTASSRRIIREIERLFRQQ
- a CDS encoding flavoprotein; amino-acid sequence: MVETRNILLGVTGGVAAYKAVDLASKLTASGAAVRTVMTEGACRFVGPKSFEAVTRAPVFTTLWSAAEKHSSAHIALADWADLVVVAPATANILGKVAHGICDDLLSVTLCACWGTPMLFAPAMNSRMWANPIVQANVATLTKLGFRMVGPATGRLACGTEGAGRMAEPSEIIAAIEALTDNNQ
- a CDS encoding DNA-directed RNA polymerase subunit omega: MLDELKSAEVVNKVGGRFKLAALVQKRMAELLQGSRPLIEDSSGLTLLEIVAQEILQDKITIEGTSGMGKGGEADLWRLKL
- the gmk gene encoding guanylate kinase, which translates into the protein MTASANLQTNRRGKVIVISGPSGVGKSTICREALRRLKNVHLSVSLTTRPQGPGERNGKDYWFVSEQEFRERINRGLLLEYADVFGNFYGTPKDKVDEVLQTGQSVILEIDVQGGRQAKAVYPDAVMIFILPPDEKVLADRIGRRGRDSAEVIQRRLDKASAEIASAWEHYNNMVINENLEHAVDEVVQIIERALDGTPSPSGRGGSAGEQ